In a genomic window of Phragmites australis chromosome 14, lpPhrAust1.1, whole genome shotgun sequence:
- the LOC133890602 gene encoding putative casein kinase II subunit beta-4, translating to MYKQGGGAGLDRKRISDVLDKHLEKAVAAASPSTSRGSVGGGGGGRDHHRLVVPSSASSIPKGRCSEGESDSDSEASDVSGSDGEDTSWISWYCNLRGNEFFCEVDDDYIQDDFNLCGLSSQVPYYDYALDLILDIESSHGDIFTEEQNELVESAAEMLYGLIHARYILTSKGLAAMLEKYKNYDFGRCPQVYCCGQPCLPVGQSDIHRSSTVKIYCPKCEDIYYPRSKYQGNIDSAYFGTTFPHLFLMTYEHLKPQKPSQCYVPRVFGFKLHKP from the exons ATGTATAAGCAGGGGGGAGGGGCGGGGCTGGACCGGAAGCGGATCAGCGACGTGCTCGACAAGCACCTCGAGAAGGCGGTCGCGGCGGCGTCCCCCTCCACGTCGAGGGGGTCGGtggggggcggcggcggcgggcgcgacCACCACCGCCTCGTCGTGCCGTCCTCCGCGTCATCCATCCCCAAGGGTCGCTGCTCCGAAG GGGAGTCTGATTCTGATAGTGAAGCATCAGATGTTAGCGGCTCAGATGGAGAAGATACCTCATGGATTTCATGGTACTGCAACCTAAGAGGAAATGAGTTCTTCTGTGAAGTCGATGATGATTATATACAAGATGACTTCAACCTTTGTGGCCTTAGCAGCCAAGTTCCGTATTATGATTATGCTCTTGATCTTATTTTGGATATCGAGTCCTCTCATG GTGATATATTCACTGAAGAACAAAATGAGCTGGTAGAATCAGCTGCAGAGATGTTGTATGGGCTGATTCATGCACGATACATTCTGACCAGTAAAGGACTGGCTGCAATG TTGGAGAAGTATAAGAACTATGACTTTGGACGGTGCCCGCAAGTTTACTGCTGCGGTCAACCATGCCTACCAGTTGGACAATCAGATATCCATCGATCTAGTACTGTGAAGATATACTGCCCCAAGTGTGAAGACATCTACTACCCACGGTCCAAGTACCAAGGCA ACATCGACAGCGCATACTTTGGGACAACATTTCCCCATCTGTTCCTGATGACATACGAGCACCTCAAGCCTCAGAAGCCCTCGCAATGCTATGTTCCCCGCGTGTTCGGCTTCAAGCTCCACAAGCCATGA
- the LOC133890823 gene encoding ATP synthase subunit delta', mitochondrial-like, which translates to MLRHAAHRLASRAAVAGRRALSTAGVPAQAAEDSAFVEAWKKVAPNIEAPKTPMTLMQPRPPTPAAIPTKLTINFVLPYKSEIANKEVDMVIVPATTGQMGVLPGHVSTIAELKPGVLSVHEGNDVTKYFVSSGFAFVHANSIADIVAVEAVPLDQIDPSLVQKGLTEFTAKLGSASTDLEKAEAQIGVDVHSALNAALTG; encoded by the exons ATGCTGCGCCACGCCGCCCACCGCCTGGCCTcccgcgccgccgtcgccggccgcAGGGCGCTCTCCACGGCGGGGGTGCCCGCGCAGGCCGCTGAGGACTCCGCGTTCGTGGAGGCGTGGAAGAAGGTGGCCCCCAACATCGAGGCCCCGAAGACGCCCATGACCCTGATGCAGCCGCGCCCGCCCACGCCAGCCGCCATCCCCACCAAGCTCACCATCAACTTCGTCCTCCCGTACAAGTCCGAGATCGCCAACAAGGAG GTTGACATGGTAATTGTACCAGCTACAACTGGCCAGATGGGTGTTTTGCCAGGCCATGTTTCCACAATCGCAGAGCTCAAGCCTGGTGTTCTCTCGGTACACGAGGGAAACGATGTGACTAAGTACTTTGTGAGCAGTGGCTTTGCATTCGTCCACGCAAACTCAATTGCTGATATTGTGGCTGTTGAGGCTGTCCCTCTGGATCAGATCGACCCAAGTTTGGTCCAGAAGGGTCTCACCGAATTCACCGCGAAGCTTGGATCAGCCTCAACTGACTTGGAGAAGGCTGAGGCTCAGATCGGAGTCGATGTTCACAGTGCGCTCAATGCTGCATTGACCGGCTAA